TAAATACACTGGTAACCGTCTAGCCATTTAATTCCCTTTCTATGCTACTTGCACGCCAAATTGTTTGCACAACGCCTCTAAACCGCCTGAGTAGCCCTGTCCAATAGCTTTAAACTTCCATTCGCCGTCTTTTTTGTATATCTCGCCAAAGATCATCGCCGTTTCTGTTCCGTAATCTTCAACCAGATCAAAACGCGCAATCTCTTCATTATTGTCAAGATTTACGATACGCATAAAGGCGTCGCCAACCTGTCCAAAATTTTGTCGCCTTGAGTCCGCTTCATGAATTGTCGCGGCAATCGCGATCTTCTCAATTTCGGCTGGAACTCTGCTAAGATCAACTTTAATTGCTTCATCGTCGCCATCTCCAGCGCCCGTACGGTTATCGCCCGTATGTTCGACTGATCCGCAAGGTGAAATCAACTTATTATAGAAAATGAAATCGCCGTCGTTGCGCACCTTACCATTTTTCGTCAGCAAGAAAGCAGAAGCGTCGAGATCAAAATCCGCCCCGTCAGTCGAGCGCGCGTCCCAGCCAAGACCTACCAAAATTCGTCTGAGCGACGAATCGAGTTTAGAAAGCGAAACGTTGCCGCCTTTAGCCAATGAAACCGCCATTTAATCCTCCTGTTTTGATTTGAGTTTGTTATGTTTAGCTGATGACAACAGAGCAAACGCGATAAACGCCGCTCCAATTAACCCCGTAACTACTTCAGGCACATGAACCACTATGCCCGCGAGCATTATTATTGCAAGCGCGCCTATAGCATAGTGCGCGCCGTGTTCAAGGAAAACGAACTGATCAAGCGTGCCTTTACGCACTAAATACACCGTAAGCGAACGCACAAACATAGCGCCTATGCCAAGTCCAAGCATAATAATCACAATGTCGCGCGTGATCGCAAACGCGCCGATTACGCCGTCAAAACTAAACGACGCGTCGAGAACTTCTAAGTATAGAAAGGCTGCAATCCCGCTTCGTTTAGCCGTTTTAACCGCTTGTTCGCCCTTTTCTTCATCTTCAAATAGGCTATCTAGCGAGCTAACCGCGATAAATAACGCAACTCCCCCTATGCCCGAAACAAGAACGCCCGCTTTTGTCGCCTCGTCGATTGGTAGCCAGAAATAGAGGCATAGCAACGTAACTAACGCTATTAAAACTTCAAGCGAATCTAGTTTGCCAAGTCGGCTCAAGCGCTCCTCGATCGCGCCAAGCCAATGTAGCTCTTTGCCGTCGTCTAAGACAAACGACAAAAACACAAGCAACAGAAAAATCCCGCCAAACGCGGCGATCGCCGCATGCGAGTTGGACAGATGCGCCGAATACTCTTCGGGGCTATTAAGCGCCAATAATGCGGTATCAAAAAGTCCTGATCCAGTGGCAATCGATACGATCAGCACCGGAAACAAAAGCCTCATTCCAAATACGGCAATAAAAATCCCAACTGTTAAGAAGATAAACTGCCATTTTGCGTCCATCTCTTTAAGCACAGAGGCGTTAACTACCGCGTTGTCAAACGAAAGACTAGTTTCCATCACGCCAAGAATCAACGTAAGAAAGACGGCGGTTAAAATGCCCGTACCGCTTGACCAACCCCAAGCGGCGGCAAGCGTAACGCAAACGATTGTAACGATAAACGACGCGTAAAAATGTCTCACGAGGCTAACCTCGCGAGAGTGAAGGGATGACTTCTACTCGGAGCGAGCGCAGAGAGAGAGAGTAGAGAGAGAGAGTAGAGAGAGAGAGAGAGAGAGAGGATTTCTAAACTTAACCAAAGTTGAAGTTTTTGAATTAGTTAAGAGAGATCGTTTATGGGCGATCTCGCTAATTGGCGACAATGGCTTTACATAGCTGTTGTAAGCCGATAATCCTGCTAAACTGATCCGTAATAAGGACAACGATTGCATTACAATCCTTCTTGAATGTAGAGATAAAGTCTGTGATAATACTCCGTATTAACTTAAAACGCTGTTAAAAAACAAGAAAATTTGACAAGAGATGTTGATTTTTTGTGCGAATAGCGGCAAAAGCATATCGTTGGCGCGCTAAAATGATGAGGCGTTCTTTAGCGCCTGCGTTTTATAAGAGTCTTTGCCGACAATCGCCTGCTTGAAGATCGCGGGGTTTGTCGTAACGCCGCGCGCGCCGCGCCGCAGGTATTCGGGCAGATCGCCGACGATAAAATCTCGATCAAGATAGTCGATCCATAATGAAAAAGGCGTTTTGCTCACTGGCGTCCTTTACGTTGATTCTCGCTATCCTAATACAAAAAGCCTTGCGCGGCGCGTTTTGACGCTTTGCGAAGAATTTTGTCTATTTATGGGCGCAAGCGCTCTGCTCCCTCCGCGAAAATTCGGCATTCGCTAAACCAAATCTTAGGGAAAGATTAAGACGGGCGGGCAAGCTAATACCCGCCAGACCAAAGAGCGGATAGGGCAAATAGAGGCGTATAGGGAAAAAGATTCGCTATTAGCCTTTTTCTATTTCCCGCTCCACCGTCTCTTTTGCCTCATCCAACAAGCGCTCTGATTCAGAGCGCAGCGTAAAACTCTTGGTGATTAAGGCGGCGATGCGGCGTTGGATTTTTGGGGCGATCAGAGGAATGACAAATTTAGAAATATCTTTTGGATAAATATAAGGTTGGGCTGTTGCGCTTTTGTGTTTTTCTGCCTGTAATCTTCCAACTAATGAATTTAACACTATGCCTAAATATACTGGGTCAATTTTTTTGCTATTTGCACGAATAAGCGTTATAAAACTACCGGGCATTATAGGTTCATCAAGCAGATAGTTGTGGCAATACCCTATATTCGCGCCGACAGAATAATACAAAATATCATTTTTTCGTGCAACGTATTTACTGTTTTGGGCAGCAAATTCTGCCGAAGTAAACGGATCATCCGTTGCTTCTAAAAATGAATAATCAATACTTTTATCACCAATCCATTTTTGAGAAAAAACTCTAACTGTTCCGTTTTCAATGTATGGCGGCTGTTTCCCATGGTTGATAAAAATTGTCAATTCGGATAAACAAGCATGAGACATGTTTTTTATCTTGTTTTCAATTTCCTCATACTTGGGCTGGTAATACTCCGCGTCCAGCCGCCCCGTTGTCAAAAACGATTCTTTGAAGGACTTGACGCTCTTGTTTTCCCGCGAAGGCTTGAAACCCTTTAAGCCTATGGTTTCCAGCAACAGGTCTTCGGCTTGGCGGTAGAGGGCTTGGGATTGTTCGCGTTTATTATGCCCTTTCTTGATAGTTGCTTCTATATGATTTTGAAAAGGAATAGATGGGATAGGGACTTTGATACGTTTTACTTGTGTCAATAATAAATTTGGCTGAACACTACTGATAGTTAATTTTTGAGTCTGACTTCTACCAAACCGAGAGTTCAAGTAAGTTGACAAATAAAATGGATTCAATATTTCTTTTGTTGTTATATTGGCTATTGCTTGATTAGAATTAGTACCTTCTGGTAATTTATAGGCAACAGAAGCATTCCCTATTGTTCCTGCTATAGTTAAAAGAACTTGATTTTCTATTGCTAAGGATTTATATAATGTTCTATGACTTAATTCCGCGTTTATTCTTTTCGCATTTTCCCAATTAATAATATTATCCTTTATATCTACAACATTGAGATATGGAACGCCGTTATCAACAAATTCAATAAAATTACATAATGAGTAAGCGCCAAAATTGATAATAGATTTTGACAGGTTTCCCAAACAATCCCATTCCAAATTCTTAATCATTATTTCATCAAGAATAAATTGTTTTTTATAAAAATCAGAATCAATCCTAAAATTTTCATTTTCTTCATAATCTGATAATTCACCCAACATCACCTCGCTCGCTTCCAGCCCTTCCAACAGCGCCTTGTATTTCGCCTCGTTGAAAGGGCATCTCAAAAAAAACTTAAGCCCTCCTTTTTGGCAAACTCGACAAAGGCTTCCGCTATGCCGTCCCGGGTTTCCCCGTTGTGGTTAAACAGATCGTGCTTCACGATTAGGTGTCCGTATTTATCCTGTAAAGGCTCGTAAATTTTATCTCCTGAGTTATCTTTGCCCGGCTCTTGCATGGTCGCAAAGAATATCGGGTAGTCCTCAACCTTGGGACAGAGCTTTTCGTCCCACTTTTGCACAAATAAAACGCTTGTTTTAGTGCCGGTGTGAGGCTTAAAGGTGTTGCCGTGCAAACCGACTACCGCCAGAATACGGCAACGTTCGGCGATAAATTCACGAATGTTTTTGTCGCTTGAGTTGTTAAACCGTCCCTGCGGTAGCACTATCGCCATGCGCCCGCCCGGTTTCAGAAAATCAAGGTTGCGCTCGATAAAAAGAATATCCCGCCCTATCTTGCTTATCTTTTTCCCCGCGGCGTTCTTCGCTATTTCGTGGGTGGCAATAATTACATCGTCATCAATGTCTCCGGCAAAAGGCGGATTCGCCATCACTATATCGAACTTAAATTCCTTGTTTTCGTTTGCTTTTTTTCGATATTTGATAAAACGTTGAAACCCTTCATTATAATTTTCCTGCCATTCTGAAGTTTTAATATCTTCATCCCACCGCGTATAATCAAGCGTATTCAGCTTCAGAACGTTACTATGCCCGTCTCCCGCGATAATATTGAGCATCCGCGCCACACGCACGGAGCGCGGGTCAAAATCAATCGCAAAAATATGATCGCGCACATAGTTTATTTCCCGTTTTGAACGCGAAGCGTTTGTAAACAGATTGGGCTTGCTGGGATTGATCTGTCCCCATACATGCAATACGGCGTGCATAGGGAAGCCGCAACTTCCCGCCGCCGTATCGATCATTGCTTCTTCTTCCGTTGGGTTGAGCATCTTTACGCACATATCTATTACATAGCGCGGCGTGAAATACTGCCCCTTTTCGCCTTTTGCCGCTTTGATGGACAGGTATTCAAAGGCGTCGTCCACGACTTCAAGGTTACTGTTAAACAGTTTTATATCCTGTAGGAACGATACGCATGAGCGTAGATGCGAGGGTTTGAGTTTTATTTTTGTATTATCGTCAAAAATACCTTTCCATTGACTGCACGCGTCTTCAAACAGTTTATTGATCCGCTTTTGCGTTTCGCTGTCATTGCCCGTGTCGCGGAATTCAAGCCTGCGGAAATTTGAGTCGTCGATAGCGTCCATCGCCGTCTTGTTGTTCAGTAGCGTCGCCATTGCATTAGCGTCATCTACGCTCATGTATTCATCGTAGAGTTTTATAAAAAGCACCTTAAATATTTCATCAAAACTGTCTTCGCCTGAATTTGCCATTACACGATCTTCAAATTCCTGAATAACGCCGTTTAGCGATTTCTTTTCGAGTTTGTCGTTTTGATATAGCTGTTTTATTGTGTAATGTACATTCAATACTTCCGAAAGCGTTTGATCCGCTCTGGGTAAATACGACAGCTTGTTTAAAAATGTTGTTTTTGACCGCCTGTCCTCTTCCTTGTAATAATATTCAATATCGCTCCCGTCCGTCCATACGCCGATAGACGCGCCCGAAAATTTGCAGTAGGACTCAAGTTGCTTTTTGCCTTCTTTGGCTGTCGGATTGGACGGGCTTTTTAATTCCACAATAATATATGGCTGGCTTGGGCGTTCTTTCTCAGATACGACAATATCAGCCCGCTTGCCGCTTGATCCCATCGTAACTTCGCTTTGTATCGCAAAATGGGCGCTTTCGTAGCCGTACTCCGTCATCAGCTTTTGCAAGTATAACTGCCTAACGACCTCTTCGGGCGTAAGGCGTATCTCTTTTTTACGGATAGAACATTCAATATATGGAACTTCTTTTCCATGTTTGTCTGTTCTGGGAAAGATTTTTCGCTCAAGCTCATGGAGCTGATCGGACGCAAACTGCGTTAATTTATATTGG
The sequence above is a segment of the Helicobacteraceae bacterium genome. Coding sequences within it:
- a CDS encoding TerD family protein gives rise to the protein MAVSLAKGGNVSLSKLDSSLRRILVGLGWDARSTDGADFDLDASAFLLTKNGKVRNDGDFIFYNKLISPCGSVEHTGDNRTGAGDGDDEAIKVDLSRVPAEIEKIAIAATIHEADSRRQNFGQVGDAFMRIVNLDNNEEIARFDLVEDYGTETAMIFGEIYKKDGEWKFKAIGQGYSGGLEALCKQFGVQVA
- a CDS encoding DUF475 domain-containing protein — translated: MRHFYASFIVTIVCVTLAAAWGWSSGTGILTAVFLTLILGVMETSLSFDNAVVNASVLKEMDAKWQFIFLTVGIFIAVFGMRLLFPVLIVSIATGSGLFDTALLALNSPEEYSAHLSNSHAAIAAFGGIFLLLVFLSFVLDDGKELHWLGAIEERLSRLGKLDSLEVLIALVTLLCLYFWLPIDEATKAGVLVSGIGGVALFIAVSSLDSLFEDEEKGEQAVKTAKRSGIAAFLYLEVLDASFSFDGVIGAFAITRDIVIIMLGLGIGAMFVRSLTVYLVRKGTLDQFVFLEHGAHYAIGALAIIMLAGIVVHVPEVVTGLIGAAFIAFALLSSAKHNKLKSKQED
- a CDS encoding restriction endonuclease subunit S, whose product is MEGLEASEVMLGELSDYEENENFRIDSDFYKKQFILDEIMIKNLEWDCLGNLSKSIINFGAYSLCNFIEFVDNGVPYLNVVDIKDNIINWENAKRINAELSHRTLYKSLAIENQVLLTIAGTIGNASVAYKLPEGTNSNQAIANITTKEILNPFYLSTYLNSRFGRSQTQKLTISSVQPNLLLTQVKRIKVPIPSIPFQNHIEATIKKGHNKREQSQALYRQAEDLLLETIGLKGFKPSRENKSVKSFKESFLTTGRLDAEYYQPKYEEIENKIKNMSHACLSELTIFINHGKQPPYIENGTVRVFSQKWIGDKSIDYSFLEATDDPFTSAEFAAQNSKYVARKNDILYYSVGANIGYCHNYLLDEPIMPGSFITLIRANSKKIDPVYLGIVLNSLVGRLQAEKHKSATAQPYIYPKDISKFVIPLIAPKIQRRIAALITKSFTLRSESERLLDEAKETVEREIEKG
- a CDS encoding N-6 DNA methylase is translated as MTLSDIIQDSQYKLTQFASDQLHELERKIFPRTDKHGKEVPYIECSIRKKEIRLTPEEVVRQLYLQKLMTEYGYESAHFAIQSEVTMGSSGKRADIVVSEKERPSQPYIIVELKSPSNPTAKEGKKQLESYCKFSGASIGVWTDGSDIEYYYKEEDRRSKTTFLNKLSYLPRADQTLSEVLNVHYTIKQLYQNDKLEKKSLNGVIQEFEDRVMANSGEDSFDEIFKVLFIKLYDEYMSVDDANAMATLLNNKTAMDAIDDSNFRRLEFRDTGNDSETQKRINKLFEDACSQWKGIFDDNTKIKLKPSHLRSCVSFLQDIKLFNSNLEVVDDAFEYLSIKAAKGEKGQYFTPRYVIDMCVKMLNPTEEEAMIDTAAGSCGFPMHAVLHVWGQINPSKPNLFTNASRSKREINYVRDHIFAIDFDPRSVRVARMLNIIAGDGHSNVLKLNTLDYTRWDEDIKTSEWQENYNEGFQRFIKYRKKANENKEFKFDIVMANPPFAGDIDDDVIIATHEIAKNAAGKKISKIGRDILFIERNLDFLKPGGRMAIVLPQGRFNNSSDKNIREFIAERCRILAVVGLHGNTFKPHTGTKTSVLFVQKWDEKLCPKVEDYPIFFATMQEPGKDNSGDKIYEPLQDKYGHLIVKHDLFNHNGETRDGIAEAFVEFAKKEGLSFF